Proteins encoded together in one Microplitis mediator isolate UGA2020A chromosome 7, iyMicMedi2.1, whole genome shotgun sequence window:
- the LOC130672466 gene encoding EKC/KEOPS complex subunit Tp53rkb isoform X1: MGEGNFELICQGAEARLYRGTYLGKTTLKKERFKKNYRHPDLDDSLTKDRIKSEVRAIVRAKTAGVATPAIYLVDLTRRSIYMEYIENAITLKIYIEKMIEQDEDEKIWIGKIGKALGLLLAKLHSKNIIHGDLTTSNILIKNVVFDDSNDFQKENIHDDLVVIDFGLARVDSTAEDKAVDLYVLERSLLSSHSQVPDLFSNIMTNYQVGIADKKQRREIISKYQQVRARGRKRLMIG; the protein is encoded by the exons atggggGAAGGTAATTTCGAATTAATTTGCCAAGGAGCTGAGGCCAGACTGTACAGAGGTACATATTTAGGAAAGACGACATTGAAAAAAgaacgttttaaaaaaaattacagacaTCCAGATCTCGATGACAGTTTGACTAAAGATCGTATTAAAAGTGAAGTACGTGCTATTGTTCGTGCTAAAACTGCTG gtgttGCTACTCCAGCAATTTATCTTGTTGACTTAACAAGGCGTAGTATTTATATGGAATATATAGAAAATGCTATaacacttaaaatttatatagaaaaaatgatCGAGCAAGACGAGGATGAAAAAATATGGATTGGAAAAATTGGTAAAGCTCTGGGTTTACTATTAGCTAAACTacattctaaaaatataatccaCGGTGACTTAACAACATCGAATATACTTATAAAGAATGTGGTATTTGATGACAgtaatgattttcaaaaagaaaatatacatGATGATTTAGTGGTAATTGATTTCGGATTGGCACGTGTTGATTCAACGGCTGAAGATAAAGCTGTTGACTTATATGTACTTGAGCGGTCATTACTGAGCTCTCACTCTCAAGTGCctgatttattttcaaatattatgaCTAATTATCAAGTTGGCATAGCGGATAAAAAACAACGACGAGAAATTATATCGAAGTACCAGCAAGTGAGAGCTCGCGGAAGAAAGCGTCTCATGATTGGTTaa
- the LOC130672468 gene encoding GEL complex subunit OPTI codes for MSPSKSDKISNGSKCTQSVWSRAITANSEWPDKDEFLDVIYWSRQIIGIILGIAWGLIPLRGFVALVLFALFNAGSTYLYMSSYQQIDEEEFGGVWELTKEGFMTSFAGFLVTWIIIYSGLHFD; via the exons atgtcACCATCAAagtctgataaaatttcaaatggaagcAAATGTACTCAGAGTGTTTGGAGCCGAGCAATAACTGCTAATTCTGAGTGGCCGGACAAG GATGAATTTCTAGATGTCATCTACTGGAGTCGTCAAATTATTGGTATAATTTTAGGAATAGCTTGGGGACTTATTCCCCTCAGAGGTTTTGTAGCTCTAGTATT atTTGCTTTATTTAACGCGGGTTCAACGTACTTGTATATGAGTAGTTACCAACAAATTGATGAAGAAGAATTCGGAGGTGTGTGGGAATTAACCAAAGAAGGATTCATGACATCCTTCGCTGGATTTTTA GTTActtggataattatttactctggtTTGCATTTCGActga